ccggaaacagaaacatggtacgtatcggaaaatattattggaaatggaaatattgccggaataggaaatattgccggaaatggaaatattgtcggaatcggaaacattatcggaatcagaaaatatttccggattcgaaaatattaaatatttgttcaaaacggatattaattccggaatcgaaaatattaaatattgttcgaagaatcggaaatgaattccggaatcggaaaattaatcggaagcgcgtcgtacgaaataaacatcggacgagcttgctggacgcaaggcccagcacgaagctaggcctgcgcctagcaagcccatgcgcgcaaggcagcacagcagcccgccaaggcacgcaggcccagccaagcagcacgcaaggccaggctaGCACGCCCAAGCAATGGGCCACAGCGCTGTGGGCTGAGCCTGCTCCGTGCACGCGCGCGTCCAGCGCCCCTCAtgggttgtgcgtgcgtgtgtgcgttgagttcgtgcatgcgtCGAATCCTTAagaaattaggattagattaaagattaatttcctaaagctactagagttagttgttgaattaaacattaacttattagttttaattaatgtctaattctaataggattagattaattgaaacctactagacttctaattccattattccaaccctataattaggtgatggcattcacaatttatattaACCCAATTCAAGTactcatatagttttaaggttaaaactaagaTAATAATTTGTCacaattatattcgaataacttaaaaccttaggttgaattctagttaattaaatctaaggcggatccgaacgtgctgtggactatctacggagggactacacttggagtcctaaacttgttcttgttcggttcgggagcagatagggagggcatgctacaaatgtatgcatcctaaattatgctaattgttatgtggcaattaatttgaattcctggctttatggtttttccgcatgaaatatatatgctttatatgtatcataacctaacattatgaTGGTGCTAAGCTTGTTGAGGCTCCTCTCTCTAGGGGAGAAGGATCAGGGAAATGAGTCTACGGACTGTGATGTGGTGGAAGAGAAGTCTCACGTTGATGACGTGATTGATGGTGTAATGCCAACGTAGGATACTCTTCTACCTCTCCCTACTCCTCCTCTCCCCTATCCTCAAAAGATTGTCGAAAACAAATTGGATGACCAATTCTCCAAGTTTCTAGACACTATTAGTAAGCTCTATATGTCATTTTCTTTCACCGAGGCGCTTAAGCAAATGCCACATTATTCTCGGTTCATGAGAGACATTTTGTGTGGAAAACAAACTTGTGGCCCCAAGGACACCGTGCATCTCACAGAGAATTTTAGTGCCTTTATTTTGAGCCTGTTTCCCCTAAAGCTCAAGGATCCCGGGAGTTTCTCGATTCCTTGTAGCATTCAAAACCTGAAATTTGATAACGCTCTTTGCGATTTGGGGGCAAGCGTGAGCATTTTGCCTTATAAAATCTATAAGAAGCTTAATCTTGGTGATCTCACCCCTACCCTTATGTCTTTGCAACTAGCCGATCGCTTGGTTATGTTCCCTTTGGGTAGAGTTGATGATGTTCCCCTTGTGATACGGAAGTTAACTTTTCTTGGTGACTTCATTGTCTTGGATATTGATGAGGACGCCCACACCCCTATTATCTTAGGGAGGCCATTCTTGGCCACGGCGGGTGCTCTCATTGATGTTCAAGGTGGTCTATCACCTTGAAGGCGGGAGATACCAAGGCTAGTTTCAACCTTCCTAGTGATGATGAATGTTGTGCCAAGAAGAAGAGTTGCATGAAGTTAGACACTATTGCATGCATTGAACATCATTATGCTATCATTTCTAACGACTCTTATGTTTCTAAGTTTGATGATAAGCTTGCTAGGAACAATATCACGGAGAAGAAGgtgttataacggatgcaaagaaagattaaataacgtaattaaagaacgcagagatttaacgtggttcactaacaatgtgttagctacgtccacaggcagaggggaggaaagttttattgatcttgaggaatacagattacagaatacgGCTAGGTTATCACCTAAAGAGTTTATATGgtactctctagacagatgcggaaaaTCCCAGAAAATAGGCCTAAAACAGATAACCCGTGTCAAAATTAACAGACACCATCGGGGACCACGTTGCGTCCAGCACCCCTATTATCTTAGCGAGATCCCCGTgctggggcgttgcagtaaggggcttgaccgattcaaggcattatctaACAAATCTCCACCTTGACTTGAATCCTCTCACAAATAACAGATGTACCAGATGTACCATTATAATTCCAGATGTACCAGAAACTCCTCTGCCTCAGATTTTGCCCTCAAAAGGGCAATCAACAACTCCTAACATTTAGAAAGTTCAAACAGTGTTGAAACTTGCTATGTGGAACCGGCTTGGTGAACATATCAGCTGGGTTATCAGCACTACCCACTTTGTTCACCTTAATTCTCTTCTCACTTCTTAGAAAATGATACCTTACATCGATGTGCTTAGTCCTCTCATGATGTACTTGATCCTTAGCTAAACAAATTGCACTGAGACTGTCACAGTACACTATAGCCTGATCATGATGTAGACCCAAATCACTGACCAACCCTTTCAACCATATTCCCTCTTTTGCTGCTTCTGTCAATGCCATGTACTTTGCTTCTGTAGTAGACAAAGTCACCGTAGGTTGCAAAGTAGCTTTCCAACTGACAACTGAACCACCAAGAGTGAAAGCATAACCAGTCATAGATCTTCTACAGTCAACATCTCCAGCATAATCAGAGTCTGAAAACCCTGTCACCAAACACTCTGTATCACCTCCATAAATGAGACCAACATCAGATGTACCTTTTAGGTACCGAAAAATCCTCTTCACAGCTTGCCAATGCTCATTTCCAGGTTCACCCATAAACCTACTAACAACACTAACAGACTGTGCTAGATCAGGTCTAGTGCAGACCATTGCATACATCAAGCTTCCTACTACACTAGCATAGGGGACTCGAGACATGTACTCCTTCTCCTCAGCAGACTTAGGTGCAAAAGCAACAGACAGATGTGCATTTGCAGCACTATGAGTATCTATGGGCTTTGGTGTATACatgccaaatcttgacaaaatCTTCTGAATGTATCCCTTCTGTGATAAGAAGAGCTTCTTTTTGCTTCTATCCCGATAAATCTCCATCCCTAGAATTTTCCGAGCcgcacccaaatccttcatctCAAACTCAGCACTAAGGAGATCCTTCAAGTTCTGAACATCAGACTTGTTCTCTACAGCTAAaaacatatcatctacatacAGGACCAGATAAATCAATGAACCATTTGCTGCCTTGCTATAGTAAACATAGAAATCATACGGACTCCTGGTGTAGCCAATCTCTATCATATAGCTATCGAATTTCTTATACCACTGCCTCGGAGACTGCTTTAGTCCATACAAGGACTTCTTCAACTTGCGAACATAATCTTCCTTACCAGGAACCTGAAAACCATCTGGCTGAGTCATGTATATCTCCTCTTCCAACTCTCCATGCAGAAAAGTTTTCTTCACATCTAGTTGTTCAAGCTCCAGATCCTGATGTGCAACTATTGCTAGTAGCACCCTGATGGAAGTGTGTCTGACCACTGGCGGAAAAAATCTCATTGTAGTCTACTCCCTCTCTCTGAGTGAACCCTCTAGCTACTACTCGAGCTTTATACTTGATACCCTCAACTGATGTTTCTCCTTCCTTCTTCTTATAGACCCATTTACAAGTGACGATCTTTCTGTCTCGAGGTCTCTTGGTTAACTCCCAAGTCTGATTCTTATGAAGTGACTCCATCTCATCTCCCATTGCAGCAAGCCATTGGGTAGACTCAGTACATGTAATTGCTTCTTTGTAGGTGGATGGCTCATCAGGGTTAGGATCCACCTCTTCAGCAACCTGTAGTGCATAGGCCACCATATCTTCAAAACCATATCTCTTGGGAGGCATCCCATAATTAGCTCTCTTTGATCAATCAAGAGCCAAACTGTGCTGATTCGCTACAGGTAATGAAGAACCTGATGGTTCTGTTTCTGACTGTGGTTGTTGACTTTCATCTTGTGGTTCACTCTCATCTAGAGTGACTTGCTGCTCCACCTGTTTCTCAACACTACCACTTTCTGACACAAATAATCGACTTCACAGTAGGGTTAAACATAGAATTTTCATCAAAGACTACATTTCTACTTAGTATAACCCTCTTTTCAGATGGGGACCAGATTCTATACCCTTTAACCCCATCCCCATGGCCTACAAATACTCCCTTTTTAGCTCGTGGCTCTAATTTACCCTCATTTACATGATAATAAATAGTACAACCAAAAGCTCTTAAACTAGAGTAATCAGCAGGCTTACCAGACCACAcctcaataggggttttgaggTGTATACCTGTGTGAGGTCCACGATTGATCAGATAACAAGCTGTACTACCCGCTTCTGCCCAAAATCTTCTAGTTAGTCCAGCATTAGAAAGCATGCACCTAGCTCTCTCCAGAAGTGTCTGATTCATACTTTCTGCTACACCATTTTGCTGTGGTGTATCCCTGACTGTATGATGCCTAGCAATCCCTTCATTCTTGCAGAACTCATCGAACTCAGACCAATAAAATTCCAAACCATTATCAGTTTGCAGCCTTTTGATCTTCTTCCCTGTTTGATTCTCCACTAATGCCTTCCACTGTCTGAAATTCTTAAAAGTTTCACTTTTATGCTTCATCATGAACACCCAAGTCATCCGTGAGAAATCATCAATCATTGACACAAAATATCTGTGACCCCCTAAAGACTCCACCCGGGAAGGACCCCAACAATCAGAATGGATGTAATCAAGTGTGCCTTTTGTTCTGTGTATACCTTTAGGGAACTTGTTGCGATGTAGTTTCCCAAAAATACAATGTTCACAGAATTCAAGATCTGTGACCTTGTGACCACAAAGAAGATCCGCTTTTGACAGAATTTGCATCCCTCTTGCACTCATGTGACCAAGCCTCATATGCCATAACTTGTTCATGTTCTCCTTATCAATCTCCGAGGATGCAACAGCAACAGAACCTGATAACGTAGATCCTTGAAGAAAATTCAAGGTACCACGTTTTACACCTTTCAGAACCACATTCGAACCCTTGCAGACATGTAAAACTCCACCTTCACCCTGAAAACTGAAACCCTTGTTGTCTAACATACTCAAAGATATCAGATTCTTTGTCATAAGTGGAACATGCCTAACATCATTCAATGTGCAGAATTTACCATCATGTGTCCGAATTTTAATTGTGCCTACTCCAACCTCCTTACAAATAGAACTATTAGCCATAGAAATATTGTCATCGTCTACTTGCTCAAAGGTTGTAAACCACTCCCTGCGCGGACATATATGGTAAGACGCTCCAGAATCAAGGATCCACACATCACTGTGATGCGTGTGCTCATCAGCAACTAGAGAAATATCCTCTTCTGAATTGGTATCAGCTACCGCAGTAGTACCTGGCGATTTATCCTGTTGACTCTTCTTCTTAGGACAATCAGATTTCCAGTGTCCCTTTTCCTTACAGTAATTACAGATATCATTAGGTTTAGGACCCTTAGAAACTGGTTTCTTGAATTTCTTCTTCCCCGAATTTCCATGCCCATAACTCCCACTGGCTACCAACCCAGCAGCCTGATTATCTGTACTTGTACCAGTCGCCTTATGGCGCAGCTCTCTAGTATGGAGGGACGATCTAACCTCCTCTAGAGATATAGTATCTCTACCGACAATAAACGATTGCACGAAATTTTCCTACGataatggtaaagaaactaacAGAATTAAAGCAGCATCCTCATCTTCAATTTTAACATCAATATTACGCAATTCTAATAAAATTGTGTTTAATTGATCTAAGTGATCTCGGAGAGGCATACCTTCCTGCATTCGCAGACTGAACAGACGTTGCTTCAGAAGCAACTTATTGGTTAAGGACTTTGTCATATACAGACTCTCGAGCTTAACCCACAGACCTTGTGCGGTTTCGTCCTCCGCGACCTCGGTGGTGATATCGTCAACAAGACACAACAAAAAACGTCGAGTGTGCCTTCTCCTCCAGAACGGACATCTCATCGGTGATTGGATCCGCTGACTTCCTAACAAGCGGCACCCATAGCCCTTGTTGTTTCAACAAGGCTCGCATCTTGATTCGCCATAAACTGAAACTATTACTCCCGGTGACTTTCTCGACCTTCACGTTAATACCAGACATCTTTCTCAACGAAATTTCAAACCCTAGAACAGATCCGACTCTGATACCAATttgttataacggatgcaaagaaagattaaataacgtaattaaagaacagagattta
This genomic stretch from Spinacia oleracea cultivar Varoflay chromosome 3, BTI_SOV_V1, whole genome shotgun sequence harbors:
- the LOC110796552 gene encoding uncharacterized protein, whose translation is MLLYKTRTLKIADFDVARVEASNPSDMTGETGTLGYMAPEDTLLPLPTPPLPYPQKIVENKLDDQFSKFLDTISKLYMSFSFTEALKQMPHYSRFMRDILCGKQTCGPKDTVHLTENFSAFILSLFPLKLKDPGSFSIPCSIQNLKFDNALCDLGASVSILPYKIYKKLNLGDLTPTLMSLQLADRLVMFPLGRVDDVPLVIRKLTFLGDFIVLDIDEDAHTPIILGRPFLATAGALIDVQGGLSP